In a genomic window of Primulina huaijiensis isolate GDHJ02 chromosome 10, ASM1229523v2, whole genome shotgun sequence:
- the LOC140985830 gene encoding zinc finger BED domain-containing protein RICESLEEPER 1-like, with the protein MLDSAIKYKKAFVFLQFNDKNYKFCPSSEEWKRGEKICEFLEPFYDTTNLISGSSYPTSNLYFMQVWKIEVLLKENLMHEDEVISDMCKRMLGKFEKYWTQYSMVLAFGAILDPRIKLSMLEFFYSKVESDFVKCLEKIELVKAKFYKLFDEYSKTDNASSSRPRSSSSTQIAPQSAGEGKGKSKSIFYEMMAYESQTITNVGKSQIDLYLEEPKLEFAYHQDLNVLEYWKDKKHRYPTIAMMACDVLAIPITTVASESAFSIGARVLTKYRSCTLTEKIQALICTRNWLHGYVGNEDDTSFKTALSNQGSNADIDKGGEDEYGGEEFDMNDFMINEI; encoded by the exons ATGCTTGATAGTGCCATCAAGTATAAGAAAGCTTTTGTTTTCCTTCAATTCAATGAcaagaattataaattttgtccttCAAGTGAAGAGTGGAAAAGAGGAGAAAAAATATGTGAGTTCCTTGAGCCATTTTATGACACTACCAATTTGATCTCCGGTTCTTCTTATCCTacatcaaatttatattttatgcaagtCTGGAAGATTGAAGTTTTGTTAAAGGAAAACTTAATGCATGAAGATGAGGTCATAAGTGATATGTGTAAAAGAATGTTGggaaagtttgaaaagtattggACACAATATAGCATGGTGCTTGCATTTGGAGCCATTCTTGACCCACGGATAAAGCTTTCGATGTTGGAGTTTTTTTATTCTAAGGTTGAGAGTGATTTTGTTAAATGTCTCGAGAAGATAGAACTTGTGAAAGCAAAATTCTATAAGCTTTTTGATGAATATTCTAAGACTGACAATGCAAGTTCTTCACGACCACGATCTTCTTCTAGCACACAAATTGCTCCCCAAAGTGCAGGAGAAGGTAAAGGAAAGAGCAAAAGCATTTTTTAT GAAATGATGGCATATGAGAGCCAGACAATTACAAATGTTGGAAAATCTCAAATTGATCTTTATTTGGAGGAGCCAAAACTTGAATTTGCATATCATCAAGATTTGAATGTTTTGGAGTACTGGAAGGATAAAAAACATCGGTACCCCACCATAGCAATGATGGCATGTGATGTTTTGGCTATTCCAATTACTACTGTTGCATCAGAATCAGCTTTTTCCATCGGTGCTCGTGTGCTTACCAAGTATAGAAGTTGTACACTTACTGAAAAAATTCAAGCTCTTATTTGCACTCGCAATTGGTTGCATGGTTACGTTG GTAATGAAGACGACACAAGTTTTAAAACAGCGTTGTCTAATCAGGGATCAAATGCTGATATTGATAAAGGGGGAGAGGATGAATATGGAGGAgaagaatttgatatgaatgatttcatgattaatgaaatttaa